One genomic segment of bacterium includes these proteins:
- a CDS encoding DUF354 domain-containing protein — MKIFIDIGHPAHVHYFRNFIKIMESKGHEILVSARDKEVTHDLLNAYNIKFVTRGSGRSSLFGKLIYILEADFKLFKYGKKI, encoded by the coding sequence ATGAAAATTTTTATTGACATAGGTCATCCCGCACACGTTCACTATTTCAGGAATTTTATAAAAATAATGGAATCAAAAGGACACGAGATTTTAGTTAGTGCCCGGGATAAGGAAGTAACTCATGATCTCTTAAATGCGTACAATATTAAATTTGTGACAAGAGGTTCTGGACGATCAAGTTTGTTTGGAAAGCTGATTTATATTTTAGAAGCTGACTTTAAACTTTTTAAATATGGCAAGAAAATTTAA
- a CDS encoding DUF354 domain-containing protein: MARKFKPDIFLSFGSAYAAHVSKLIRAPHIVFDDTEHAKYEHMMYVPFSDCIITPSSFRKNFGVKHVTFNGSMDMAYLHPEYFKDNIKCLDDQKLKPKSYFLLRFVNWDASHDRGHTGFSQQGKSKLIEMLNDYGTVVISSENELPEEFKRYIYKGDPKDIHTLLRHASLLIGESGSMATETAILGTPSIVINSSVKHLGVFEHISKFGNLFYFDEENSAIQKVQELLESNDLNITSLHNAEEYIKKSINLTNFMVWFIENYPDSFVSMKKNPDNQNNFK; encoded by the coding sequence ATGGCAAGAAAATTTAAACCGGATATATTCCTTAGCTTCGGTTCGGCATATGCAGCACATGTTTCAAAATTAATAAGAGCTCCACACATCGTGTTTGATGATACCGAGCATGCCAAGTATGAGCATATGATGTATGTGCCATTTTCAGATTGTATAATTACACCCTCTTCATTTAGGAAAAATTTTGGTGTGAAGCATGTCACCTTTAATGGAAGTATGGATATGGCATACCTGCATCCCGAATATTTTAAAGATAACATCAAATGCCTGGATGATCAAAAGCTAAAACCAAAATCATATTTTCTATTAAGATTTGTAAATTGGGATGCCTCGCATGACAGAGGACATACAGGTTTTTCACAGCAAGGTAAAAGTAAACTTATCGAAATGCTAAATGACTACGGTACGGTAGTAATTTCTTCTGAAAATGAACTTCCGGAAGAATTTAAGCGATATATTTATAAGGGTGATCCAAAAGATATTCATACATTGCTTCGTCATGCATCTTTATTAATCGGAGAAAGCGGATCAATGGCTACTGAAACTGCAATTCTAGGAACTCCGTCAATCGTTATTAATTCAAGTGTAAAACATTTAGGGGTTTTTGAACACATCAGTAAGTTTGGAAATCTGTTCTATTTTGACGAAGAAAACAGTGCAATCCAAAAAGTTCAAGAGCTCTTAGAAAGTAATGATTTGAACATAACTTCATTACATAATGCGGAAGAATACATTAAAAAAAGTATTAATCTCACTAATTTTATGGTTTGGTTTATAGAAAACTATCCTGATAGTTTCGTCAGTATGAAAAAAAATCCGGATAATCAGAATAACTTTAAATAA
- a CDS encoding DUF354 domain-containing protein — MKIFIDIGHPAHVHYFRNFIKIMEGKGHSFFVCARDKEVTHSLLNYYQIDYTTRGKGGKSIAAKLVYIAKADRIIYKLAKNFNPDVFLSFGSAYAAHVSRFMHKPHIAFDDTEHARFEHMMYVPFTDVVLTPTSFSKTIGPKQIFFHGYMELCSLHKNYFKADNNVKLKLGLKPNENYVIIRFVAWSANHDILQSGIKDETSQQIVDLLKDKYKIFITSESKLPPNLESYKLNIHPAELHSVLANAFLYIGEGSTTASECSILGIPNIYINSLTVGYCKEQDEKYGLSFHLKDDSKVIDVIKELLKKEDLSSEWKIKQERMLRDKIDVTAFMVWFVENYPKSFNVMKENPDYQFNFK; from the coding sequence ATGAAAATATTTATTGATATCGGTCATCCTGCACATGTCCACTATTTCCGGAATTTTATAAAGATTATGGAAGGTAAAGGTCATAGTTTTTTCGTTTGTGCACGGGATAAAGAGGTAACTCATTCGCTTTTGAATTATTACCAAATTGATTATACCACAAGAGGTAAAGGCGGAAAGAGTATTGCAGCTAAATTAGTTTATATTGCTAAAGCTGATCGGATAATTTATAAGCTCGCAAAAAATTTTAATCCTGATGTATTTTTAAGTTTTGGTTCCGCTTACGCTGCCCATGTCTCAAGATTTATGCATAAACCTCATATTGCATTTGATGATACTGAACATGCCAGATTTGAGCATATGATGTATGTACCTTTTACGGACGTAGTGTTGACTCCTACCAGCTTTAGTAAAACAATCGGACCTAAACAGATATTTTTCCACGGCTATATGGAATTATGTTCATTACATAAAAATTACTTTAAAGCTGATAATAATGTAAAATTGAAATTAGGACTAAAACCAAACGAAAATTATGTTATTATCCGCTTTGTAGCCTGGAGTGCAAATCACGATATTTTGCAGAGCGGCATAAAAGACGAAACAAGTCAACAAATCGTTGACTTATTAAAAGATAAGTACAAAATATTTATTACTTCTGAAAGCAAATTACCTCCAAACCTTGAATCCTATAAATTAAATATTCACCCAGCTGAGTTGCATTCAGTATTGGCGAATGCATTTTTGTATATTGGCGAAGGCTCTACAACTGCATCTGAGTGCTCAATATTAGGAATACCTAATATTTACATCAATTCTCTCACTGTTGGTTATTGTAAAGAACAGGATGAAAAATATGGTCTGTCTTTTCACTTGAAGGACGATTCGAAAGTTATAGATGTAATAAAAGAACTTTTAAAGAAAGAAGATTTATCCTCTGAATGGAAAATTAAACAGGAAAGAATGCTTCGTGATAAAATAGACGTTACAGCATTTATGGTCTGGTTTGTTGAAAATTATCCTAAAAGTTTTAATGTTATGAAAGAAAATCCCGATTATCAATTTAATTTCAAATAA
- a CDS encoding N-acetyl sugar amidotransferase, whose translation MQILPYQYKANKVCSRCLMDDSVKGISFDEKGECTFCMIHDDMEGKFPLNANTPKILNELVEKIKNDGKGKKYDCIIGVSGGRDSTYTLYNAVKLGLRPLAVHFDNGWNSEIAVQNIKNVTKILGVDLHTHVADWEEFKDLQRAFLKASVSDGEVPTDWVITSVLYQTAVKEKVKYFIEGSSFRTEGTTPLSWTYMDGKYIKSIFERFGTGVHKSFPIMTMPKYLYYLFIKNIKYIRLLYYIPYNEKTVMGILKSELGWNDYGGKHFESTYTTFYQSYVLTRKFNIDKRKLHYSALIRTNQITRDDAFNILMEDPFRGGIDSIIYNIKKLDLTESEFDEIMHSPNKSFKDYPSYYNLIRKLEVPIRFGSKLGLIPEVVIQKFFNF comes from the coding sequence ATGCAGATACTTCCTTATCAATATAAAGCAAATAAAGTCTGTTCTCGTTGTTTAATGGATGATTCTGTAAAAGGTATTTCTTTTGACGAAAAAGGTGAATGTACTTTTTGTATGATACATGATGACATGGAAGGAAAGTTTCCACTTAATGCAAATACTCCGAAGATCCTGAACGAATTGGTAGAAAAAATAAAAAATGATGGAAAGGGAAAAAAATATGATTGCATTATTGGAGTTAGCGGTGGAAGAGATAGCACATACACACTTTATAATGCTGTTAAACTTGGTTTAAGACCCCTTGCAGTCCATTTTGACAATGGCTGGAACTCCGAGATAGCTGTTCAGAATATAAAAAATGTAACAAAAATCCTCGGTGTAGATCTTCACACTCATGTCGCTGATTGGGAGGAGTTTAAAGATTTACAGAGGGCATTTCTTAAAGCCTCTGTTTCGGATGGTGAGGTACCCACAGATTGGGTAATAACATCAGTGCTGTATCAAACTGCTGTAAAAGAAAAAGTTAAATATTTCATTGAAGGTTCCTCATTCAGGACTGAAGGGACTACACCTTTATCCTGGACTTATATGGATGGTAAATATATTAAGTCGATATTTGAGAGATTTGGAACGGGAGTGCACAAATCTTTTCCAATAATGACCATGCCAAAATATCTTTATTATCTTTTTATAAAAAACATTAAATATATAAGACTGTTATATTATATACCGTATAATGAAAAGACAGTCATGGGAATACTAAAATCGGAACTTGGATGGAATGACTATGGCGGTAAACATTTTGAATCAACTTATACAACTTTTTATCAGTCATATGTTTTGACCAGAAAATTTAACATCGACAAACGTAAACTACATTATTCAGCTTTAATCAGGACCAATCAAATAACACGAGATGATGCTTTTAATATACTAATGGAAGATCCTTTTAGAGGCGGAATTGACTCTATTATTTACAATATAAAGAAACTCGATTTAACTGAATCTGAATTCGATGAGATTATGCATTCTCCGAATAAATCTTTTAAGGATTACCCATCTTATTACAATCTTATCAGGAAACTGGAAGTACCAATCCGCTTTGGTTCCAAGCTCGGTCTCATCCCTGAAGTAGTTATCCAGAAATTCTTCAACTTTTAG
- a CDS encoding GNAT family N-acetyltransferase produces MRLEKIDSKTSSDIWNNFIFTNASPEINNCFIAHNPSLAEIFKEVFGYEIEYHLLKEEGKIIGLLPGFRIKDKYTSIPMFPAAGIFTNSANNKLHLYNTILEQLGKYEIRDTVKFSKYVYDEKILSYLELDEDVDTQWKKLSSDKRNHIRKGYKNGLSIKLGGEELLDDFYEIYAFNMRHLGSPPIEKTFFTNLIRNYKNGLARVFICNYENNPIGGSIVLSYMNLFEVSWASTLNEYNRLKPNMVMYWEMIKYAVENKIRFFSFGRSTRGSGTHEFKSRWGASELQLYFNYSSYSFDVRKLKLLSYLWSKLPLNLTNKVGPFIRKITRI; encoded by the coding sequence ATGAGATTAGAAAAAATTGATAGTAAAACAAGTTCGGACATCTGGAATAATTTTATTTTTACCAATGCTTCACCTGAAATAAATAACTGTTTTATTGCACATAACCCATCTTTAGCTGAAATTTTTAAGGAAGTATTTGGTTATGAAATTGAATACCATCTTTTGAAAGAAGAAGGTAAAATTATCGGCTTACTCCCGGGTTTTCGGATCAAAGATAAGTATACATCCATCCCGATGTTTCCTGCTGCTGGTATCTTCACAAATTCAGCGAACAATAAGCTTCATTTGTATAATACTATTCTTGAACAGCTTGGTAAATATGAGATTCGGGATACGGTTAAATTTTCAAAATATGTTTACGACGAAAAGATTTTAAGTTACCTTGAACTTGATGAAGATGTTGATACACAGTGGAAAAAGCTGAGTTCTGATAAGCGAAATCATATAAGAAAAGGTTACAAAAACGGGCTTTCTATAAAACTCGGAGGCGAGGAACTTCTGGATGATTTTTATGAGATCTATGCTTTTAATATGCGCCATCTAGGTTCACCCCCGATTGAAAAAACTTTTTTCACAAACCTGATCAGGAATTATAAGAATGGACTTGCCAGAGTATTTATATGCAACTATGAGAATAACCCTATAGGCGGAAGTATTGTTCTGTCATATATGAATTTATTTGAGGTAAGCTGGGCTTCAACATTGAATGAGTATAACAGATTAAAGCCAAATATGGTTATGTACTGGGAGATGATAAAATATGCTGTCGAAAATAAAATCAGATTCTTTTCGTTTGGCAGATCAACCAGGGGAAGTGGCACTCACGAATTTAAATCCCGATGGGGTGCCAGTGAATTACAGTTGTATTTTAACTACTCAAGTTATTCGTTCGATGTCAGGAAATTAAAACTGCTCAGCTACTTATGGAGTAAATTACCACTGAATTTGACAAATAAAGTTGGTCCTTTCATCAGAAAGATCACAAGAATTTAG
- a CDS encoding polysaccharide deacetylase family protein — protein sequence MPRLLDIYAEYEIKSTFFFTGYIARLIPDIVKMILKDGHEVGSHGKSHLPENGFDVMPFEKQKSHLEYSKKLLEDISGKEVVTFRAPALRTNKHTARVLIETGFKIDSSVAAQRFDFFLSFGSTNKLKWITAPRLPYRTDENNIFKRGNSKLIEIPLTAVFLPYVGTTMRIFPLITALQRRVVNLETKFNHKPVVFDIHPNELIDESNESRIIHQRSKNPVGYILKDLIRAKLKVKNLGLEADSLYRKEIEFYKKKSYNFITIKDYCITQKLI from the coding sequence ATGCCCCGGTTGCTGGATATTTATGCGGAGTACGAAATAAAATCAACTTTCTTCTTTACAGGATACATTGCAAGATTAATTCCGGACATTGTAAAAATGATTCTCAAAGATGGTCATGAAGTCGGCTCGCATGGGAAATCCCATCTGCCTGAGAACGGGTTTGATGTTATGCCGTTTGAAAAGCAAAAAAGTCACCTGGAATATTCTAAAAAATTATTGGAGGATATTTCTGGCAAGGAGGTAGTTACTTTCAGAGCTCCCGCACTTCGCACAAATAAGCATACTGCAAGAGTGTTAATAGAAACTGGTTTTAAAATCGACAGCTCTGTTGCTGCCCAGAGATTTGATTTCTTCCTTTCTTTCGGAAGTACAAATAAACTAAAATGGATAACTGCACCTCGCCTTCCATATCGTACTGATGAGAATAATATTTTTAAAAGAGGGAATAGTAAGCTTATAGAAATTCCATTAACCGCAGTGTTTTTACCTTATGTTGGTACAACTATGCGAATTTTCCCTTTGATAACTGCATTACAAAGACGAGTTGTTAACTTAGAAACTAAGTTCAATCATAAACCGGTTGTTTTCGATATTCATCCGAATGAGCTTATTGATGAGTCTAATGAGAGCAGGATTATCCATCAGCGTTCTAAAAATCCTGTGGGATATATTCTGAAAGATTTAATACGTGCTAAGCTGAAAGTTAAAAACCTGGGATTAGAAGCTGATTCACTTTACAGAAAAGAAATTGAGTTTTACAAGAAGAAGAGCTACAATTTTATTACTATTAAAGACTACTGTATCACCCAAAAATTAATTTAG
- a CDS encoding class I SAM-dependent methyltransferase → MLQVKKVVRSIKSRGLKETILVIFYDFIFSLRYSTKFNEAIELNSLRIDSPNKKNGVLYQSSSYYYAKLAFKNLPVDFTKSSLVDFGSGKGNVLILAHKLGFRIIIGVEFAEELVHFSKERMNRIIRSASSSDIKILHSDAASFTIPKDANVFFFYNPFNRNVFEKVLNNIEESLSRNKRRIFIVYINAVIGLDMFSKYDYSEIFKHSSKEKTEILILSK, encoded by the coding sequence ATGCTGCAAGTAAAAAAAGTTGTCCGATCTATTAAATCCAGGGGATTAAAGGAGACTATTCTTGTAATTTTCTACGATTTTATATTTTCATTGCGATATAGCACAAAGTTTAACGAAGCAATCGAGTTAAATTCCCTACGTATCGATTCACCGAATAAAAAAAATGGTGTCCTATACCAAAGTTCCAGTTATTATTATGCTAAACTGGCATTTAAGAATCTTCCTGTTGATTTTACAAAATCTTCACTAGTTGATTTTGGTTCTGGTAAGGGCAATGTTTTAATCTTGGCCCACAAGCTGGGCTTTAGAATAATTATCGGTGTCGAATTTGCAGAAGAATTAGTACATTTTAGTAAGGAAAGAATGAACAGAATTATAAGAAGCGCTTCTTCCTCAGATATTAAAATATTACACAGCGATGCAGCTTCCTTTACTATTCCGAAAGATGCAAATGTGTTCTTTTTCTACAATCCGTTTAACAGGAATGTGTTCGAAAAAGTTTTGAATAATATAGAGGAATCACTTAGCAGAAACAAAAGAAGAATATTTATTGTCTATATAAATGCAGTGATTGGTTTAGATATGTTTTCTAAGTATGATTATTCTGAAATCTTCAAACATTCAAGCAAAGAAAAAACTGAGATACTTATATTAAGTAAGTAA
- a CDS encoding DUF2341 domain-containing protein has translation MLKLYKPQWKIICLLFITFVAGDLTTLNAQWEGWDWQQSVTINNSTGIILTDFQVKISLNSTNFDFAHAQSDGSDLRIADSDEETPLPFWIESWNSTNEFAVVWVKVPSIPIAGSTIYLYYGNITAPNISDGMNTFHSYDGFESYTLGTVPSSNAVNPGEWDRHIGNPILIPGASGSWDAQGATFASVIYDERVGEFRMYYHGYNSLHQVGLATSSDGINWTKYSGNPIVAVGSSGSWDATGVRVPMVWKEGTNDYRMIYTGSGTASGQIGYATSADGINWTKYAGNPVFNDPTWAHNQTENWGVMKVGSEYLMWYSTWGTRQSGIAVSTDLINWTPHTPGPIFATNGIPSDDRYSQFCPFSFKYNDNYYVLVPSYSSVGDYSKFYLYRSSSPYFPEADRTLVRVAHTPQGVDARDNDTPFVLTLDIERSIFPNDELRVYYAADPGSGSWTWSECLLIEPDIAQALSDAPLPSAGNLTWSGGTPSTVAVVNNPVRSSTQLVRITDLSSNPVSLTGTFAQLTQGIVGAWMRRSSTNLDNDFDIYLYDISGTTINSLNCVAGLGRENVVGQGGRFHYYNQTNNFVSTNINWEMDTWYLVTLSFDCNSNLYDFVVYDESMQEVVRVNDIGFGHSANSTAINRGVLYCGGSYVGYAYADDFRVCKWPGSDITSSVGVEIPNPLPVELNSFSASVNGSTVTLNWITETEVNNYGFEILRSAQNDNKGWILIGFVQGNGNSNSPKYYTFEDENLVAGIYSYRLKQIDTDGQFEYSKVVEVNLGAPNKFELSQNYPNPFNPSTVIEFSLPKASQIKVDLYNITGEKVATITEGMYESGSHKIEFSDKGGLPSGTYIYRLISDSFVQTKKMILLK, from the coding sequence ATGCTTAAACTTTACAAACCTCAGTGGAAAATTATCTGCTTGCTTTTCATTACTTTCGTCGCCGGTGATTTAACAACACTAAATGCACAATGGGAAGGATGGGATTGGCAGCAATCAGTCACAATAAACAACAGTACAGGAATTATTTTAACTGACTTTCAGGTAAAGATAAGTCTGAACAGCACTAACTTTGATTTCGCTCACGCTCAGAGTGATGGTAGTGATTTAAGGATAGCAGATTCTGATGAAGAAACACCATTACCATTTTGGATTGAGAGCTGGAATTCAACGAATGAGTTTGCAGTAGTCTGGGTTAAAGTCCCCAGCATTCCTATAGCTGGCTCGACTATCTACTTATATTATGGAAATATAACTGCACCAAACATATCAGACGGAATGAACACATTTCATTCTTATGATGGATTTGAATCATATACTCTTGGAACGGTACCCAGTTCCAATGCTGTAAATCCCGGAGAATGGGATCGACATATCGGTAATCCTATTCTCATCCCAGGTGCTTCCGGTTCGTGGGATGCTCAGGGAGCCACCTTTGCAAGTGTCATTTATGATGAACGTGTTGGTGAATTTAGAATGTACTATCACGGTTACAATTCACTTCATCAAGTTGGACTAGCAACAAGTTCCGATGGTATAAATTGGACTAAATATTCGGGTAATCCTATCGTTGCAGTTGGTTCTTCTGGCTCTTGGGATGCGACCGGAGTGAGAGTTCCAATGGTTTGGAAAGAAGGAACAAATGACTATCGAATGATTTACACTGGCTCTGGTACTGCTTCCGGACAAATAGGCTATGCAACATCAGCTGATGGGATTAATTGGACGAAGTATGCAGGCAACCCAGTATTCAATGATCCGACATGGGCACACAACCAGACAGAAAACTGGGGTGTGATGAAAGTTGGAAGTGAATATTTAATGTGGTACAGCACATGGGGAACACGTCAATCAGGAATTGCTGTATCAACTGATTTAATCAATTGGACTCCTCATACTCCCGGACCTATTTTTGCTACTAACGGAATACCTAGTGATGATCGCTACTCGCAATTTTGTCCTTTTAGCTTCAAGTATAATGATAACTACTATGTTCTCGTTCCATCCTATAGTTCAGTGGGTGACTATTCGAAATTCTACTTGTATAGATCATCGAGCCCGTATTTCCCCGAAGCGGATAGAACGCTGGTTCGTGTAGCTCACACACCTCAAGGTGTTGATGCAAGGGATAACGACACACCATTTGTATTAACATTAGATATTGAACGAAGTATTTTTCCAAATGATGAATTAAGAGTGTACTATGCAGCTGATCCAGGTTCAGGTAGTTGGACGTGGTCAGAATGTCTTCTAATAGAACCTGACATTGCACAAGCACTTTCCGATGCCCCATTACCATCAGCTGGAAATTTAACTTGGTCAGGGGGTACTCCCAGCACTGTTGCGGTTGTTAATAATCCCGTGCGCAGTAGTACTCAACTTGTCAGAATCACTGATCTGTCCAGCAATCCAGTTTCTCTTACAGGAACATTTGCTCAGCTAACGCAAGGTATTGTTGGTGCTTGGATGAGAAGGTCATCTACAAATTTAGATAACGACTTTGATATTTATCTTTATGATATAAGTGGAACTACTATTAATAGTCTAAATTGTGTTGCAGGATTAGGAAGAGAAAATGTTGTAGGTCAAGGCGGTCGATTTCATTATTATAATCAAACTAACAATTTTGTGTCTACGAATATTAATTGGGAAATGGATACCTGGTATCTGGTTACATTATCATTTGACTGTAATTCCAATCTCTATGATTTTGTAGTGTATGATGAATCAATGCAAGAAGTTGTTCGGGTTAATGATATTGGTTTTGGACATTCAGCTAATTCAACCGCAATTAATCGCGGTGTCTTGTACTGTGGTGGATCTTACGTGGGTTATGCTTATGCTGATGATTTCCGGGTTTGTAAATGGCCGGGAAGCGATATTACTTCATCGGTCGGTGTAGAGATTCCCAATCCACTGCCAGTTGAGCTAAATTCATTTTCCGCATCTGTCAACGGTTCAACAGTCACTTTAAACTGGATAACAGAAACAGAAGTGAATAATTACGGGTTTGAGATTCTTCGCTCCGCTCAGAATGACAACAAGGGTTGGATATTAATAGGATTTGTGCAGGGAAATGGAAACAGCAACTCACCGAAATACTATACATTTGAAGATGAGAATTTAGTTGCAGGAATATACTCATATCGATTAAAGCAAATAGATACAGATGGACAGTTTGAATATTCAAAGGTAGTAGAAGTAAATCTCGGTGCACCAAATAAATTCGAACTGAGCCAGAACTATCCGAATCCTTTTAATCCGAGCACAGTGATAGAGTTTTCACTACCTAAGGCATCTCAGATAAAAGTTGATCTTTACAACATAACAGGTGAGAAGGTGGCAACCATAACTGAAGGAATGTACGAGTCAGGTTCTCATAAGATTGAATTTTCCGACAAAGGCGGATTACCCAGTGGAACATATATTTATAGACTTATTTCGGATTCATTTGTCCAAACTAAAAAGATGATTCTGCTTAAGTGA
- a CDS encoding T9SS type A sorting domain-containing protein, whose product MKFYTLIIAQIFVVFSTIYSQNTWERTNGLNSERIYSLAVNSSGDIFAGTDTTHYTFRSTDNGTSWINIGTDIRLDTMMTTQIFIKPSGEILISTLDHKLNGGIFHSTDNGITWSNLGYTGASTSIALNSQEHMYISTFNNSVHRSTNIGNSWVRFGNEQGLTDPNTTSIIINSNDHIFVGTISSGVFRSTNNGDNWIQINQGIDSSSYHVLSLAVNSSGHIFAGTSGGGVYRSTNNGDNWVPINQGLAGEGKYIRSILINPNSIIFAGTAAGVFRSTDNGDNWTQLILGLTNSDVYSLSGNSDGYIFAGTANGVFRSINPLPVELSSFTLKQMTDKIQLNWVTKTEVNNYGFEILRFAQNDKLGWNKIGFVQGNGNSNSPKYYSFDDKNLRSGKYSYRLKQIDTDGQYEYSKVIEVNLDSPMKYELSQNYPNPFNPVTTIQFSIPEAAEVNLSVYNILGEEVAVLINELKEAGIYTVNFNATELNSGLYVYKLSAGNYSETKKLMVIK is encoded by the coding sequence ATGAAATTTTACACTCTGATCATTGCTCAAATCTTTGTTGTCTTTTCAACTATTTATTCTCAGAATACCTGGGAAAGAACAAATGGTCTCAATTCTGAAAGGATTTATTCTTTAGCTGTAAATTCAAGCGGGGATATTTTTGCAGGTACTGATACTACTCACTATACTTTTCGTTCGACTGATAATGGGACATCGTGGATTAATATTGGGACAGATATTAGATTGGATACCATGATGACTACACAAATATTTATTAAACCAAGCGGTGAAATTTTAATAAGTACTTTAGATCATAAATTGAATGGTGGTATATTTCACTCTACAGACAATGGGATTACTTGGTCTAATTTAGGATACACAGGGGCGAGCACTTCAATTGCTTTGAATTCACAAGAACATATGTACATATCTACATTTAATAATTCTGTTCATCGCTCTACAAATATCGGAAACAGTTGGGTTAGATTTGGAAATGAACAGGGACTTACTGATCCAAACACCACTTCTATAATCATAAATAGTAATGATCATATTTTTGTAGGAACTATAAGTAGTGGCGTATTTCGTTCAACTAACAATGGAGACAATTGGATTCAAATAAATCAAGGAATTGATTCTAGTAGTTATCATGTACTCTCACTTGCTGTAAATTCAAGCGGTCATATTTTCGCGGGAACGTCCGGCGGTGGAGTATACCGGTCAACAAATAACGGAGATAATTGGGTCCCTATCAACCAGGGTCTAGCTGGTGAGGGCAAGTATATTCGCTCAATACTAATTAATCCAAACAGTATTATTTTTGCGGGTACCGCCGCTGGAGTGTTCCGATCAACAGATAACGGTGATAATTGGACTCAATTGATACTAGGCTTAACAAATTCGGATGTATATTCTCTTTCCGGTAATTCTGATGGCTATATCTTTGCTGGAACCGCAAACGGTGTTTTCCGATCTATTAATCCTCTGCCGGTAGAACTCTCATCTTTTACTTTAAAACAAATGACCGATAAAATCCAATTAAATTGGGTGACCAAAACTGAAGTAAATAATTATGGATTTGAGATTCTTCGCTTCGCTCAGAATGACAAGCTGGGCTGGAATAAGATTGGATTCGTACAAGGAAATGGAAACAGTAACTCACCAAAATATTATTCATTCGATGATAAAAATCTTCGATCAGGGAAATACTCATACAGATTAAAACAGATAGATACGGATGGTCAGTATGAATATTCAAAGGTTATAGAAGTAAATCTGGATTCTCCAATGAAATACGAGTTAAGCCAGAACTATCCGAATCCATTCAATCCGGTTACGACAATTCAGTTTTCGATTCCGGAAGCCGCTGAAGTAAATCTGTCAGTTTATAATATATTAGGTGAAGAAGTGGCTGTATTAATAAATGAGCTGAAGGAAGCAGGCATATATACAGTAAACTTTAATGCAACAGAATTGAACAGCGGGCTGTATGTTTATAAGCTTAGTGCCGGTAATTACAGCGAGACTAAAAAGTTAATGGTTATTAAATAA